In one Bartonella grahamii subsp. shimonis genomic region, the following are encoded:
- a CDS encoding 50S ribosomal protein L25/general stress protein Ctc, whose amino-acid sequence MGKSYTLKAEKRERVGKGSSRELRRNGLIPAVIYGEKQPPLAITVPYKEIFYKIHAGGFRTTIATIILDKQKIMVLPKDYQLDPVRDFPLHVDFLRISAKSVVEVNIPVHFLNEDTAPGLKKGGVLNIVRHEIECTAPASAIPEAIEIDLSSYSIGDSIHISAVQLPKDVTPIIQDRDFTIATIAAPAGMDVSDETSEQENDVEDTQTS is encoded by the coding sequence ATGGGCAAAAGCTACACTCTTAAGGCCGAAAAACGCGAGCGGGTTGGTAAGGGGTCCTCCCGTGAACTTCGCCGCAACGGTCTTATTCCTGCTGTCATTTATGGTGAAAAACAACCTCCCTTGGCAATAACAGTTCCCTATAAAGAAATTTTCTACAAAATTCACGCCGGTGGCTTTCGTACCACCATTGCAACGATTATTCTTGACAAGCAAAAAATTATGGTCTTGCCAAAAGATTATCAATTAGATCCCGTGCGTGACTTTCCCCTCCATGTAGATTTCTTACGCATTTCAGCAAAATCCGTTGTAGAAGTGAATATTCCTGTCCACTTCCTCAATGAAGATACAGCACCTGGACTTAAAAAAGGTGGTGTCCTCAATATTGTTCGGCACGAAATTGAATGTACTGCTCCAGCAAGTGCTATTCCTGAAGCTATTGAAATTGATCTCTCCAGCTACTCTATTGGTGATTCTATTCACATTTCAGCAGTGCAACTGCCAAAAGATGTTACTCCCATCATCCAAGATCGAGACTTTACTATTGCAACCATTGCAGCTCCTGCTGGCATGGATGTCAGCGATGAAACTTCTGAACAAGAAAATGATGTAGAAGACACGCAAACTTCATAA
- a CDS encoding ATP-binding protein, which yields MKVEITLGEMSESRALHKSMPALLDLEELLATRLLVQGNSGSGKSHLLRRLLEQSAKWVQHCVIDPEGDFVTLADKFGHVIVEAQRSELELTRIAHRIRQHRVSVVFNLEGLDTEQQMRAVGAFLGALFDVERDYWYPMLVVVDEAQLFAPTAAGEVSDEARKTSLSAMTNLMCRGRKRGLAGVIATQRLAKLAKNVAAEASNFLIGRTFLDIDMVRASDLLGMERRQAEMFRDLERGNFIALGPALSRRPLPIIIGSVETLARSSSPKLMPLPTERDDVQELVFTASPEEILTPFKQTREPMREKSMHEMLEEVVHKKQEFLEENLSLFPELSDVERDGQAEHIIREILEDSEAFYRSTAVLYQDFSVRCRIHGMPKVPFNLSQFRRKLAIAQAFVDEQTAVSEHWKHILQISESLEEDVQGVFLNVAQAALRGKPCPSDAFLARLYGTHSLSRARRLLTYFEERGLIVIHTHFSGQRIVAFPDLGVETAPGDPKEPL from the coding sequence ATGAAGGTTGAGATTACCTTGGGTGAGATGTCAGAGAGTCGTGCTTTGCATAAATCGATGCCAGCACTTCTTGATCTGGAAGAATTATTGGCGACACGTCTTCTTGTACAAGGTAATTCTGGATCAGGGAAATCACATCTTTTACGCCGTCTTTTGGAGCAAAGTGCTAAGTGGGTGCAGCATTGTGTAATTGATCCAGAAGGCGATTTTGTAACTTTGGCAGATAAATTTGGTCATGTTATTGTAGAGGCTCAACGTAGTGAATTAGAATTGACTCGTATTGCCCATCGCATTCGACAACATCGGGTTTCAGTGGTATTTAATCTTGAAGGCTTGGATACTGAACAACAGATGCGTGCTGTAGGGGCTTTCCTTGGGGCACTGTTTGATGTAGAACGTGATTATTGGTATCCTATGCTTGTCGTTGTCGATGAAGCGCAATTGTTTGCTCCAACTGCGGCAGGAGAAGTTTCTGATGAAGCACGTAAGACTTCTCTTAGTGCGATGACCAATCTTATGTGTCGAGGGCGTAAACGTGGTCTTGCTGGTGTTATTGCGACACAACGTTTGGCTAAGCTTGCCAAAAATGTTGCTGCTGAAGCTTCAAACTTTTTAATAGGACGGACTTTTTTAGATATTGATATGGTGCGCGCTTCTGATCTTTTGGGAATGGAGCGTCGCCAAGCGGAAATGTTTAGAGATCTTGAGCGGGGAAATTTTATAGCTTTAGGCCCCGCTTTATCACGACGTCCCTTACCAATCATTATCGGTTCTGTTGAAACTTTGGCACGCTCTTCTAGTCCTAAATTGATGCCACTTCCAACAGAGCGAGATGATGTGCAAGAGCTTGTTTTTACTGCTTCACCAGAGGAAATTTTAACGCCATTTAAACAAACACGAGAGCCGATGAGGGAGAAATCAATGCACGAGATGTTAGAGGAGGTAGTGCATAAAAAACAAGAGTTTTTGGAAGAAAACCTAAGTTTATTTCCTGAACTTTCTGATGTTGAGCGTGACGGCCAAGCAGAACATATTATTCGGGAAATTCTTGAGGATTCTGAGGCTTTTTATCGTTCGACAGCGGTGCTTTATCAAGATTTTTCAGTTCGTTGCCGTATCCATGGTATGCCAAAGGTTCCTTTTAATCTTTCACAATTTCGGCGTAAATTGGCTATTGCTCAGGCTTTTGTTGATGAACAAACGGCTGTCAGTGAACATTGGAAACATATTTTGCAGATATCAGAAAGTTTGGAAGAAGATGTTCAAGGAGTCTTCTTGAATGTCGCACAGGCCGCATTAAGGGGAAAGCCATGTCCATCTGATGCATTTTTAGCACGTCTTTATGGGACTCATTCTTTAAGTCGTGCGCGCCGACTTTTAACCTACTTTGAAGAGCGTGGTCTTATTGTTATTCATACGCATTTTAGTGGTCAACGTATTGTTGCATTTCCTGATCTTGGTGTTGAAACAGCACCAGGAGATCCCAAGGAACCACTTTAA
- a CDS encoding ribose-phosphate pyrophosphokinase: MKLFCGNSNPRLAEDVANYLNIPLGKATVKRFADQEIFVELHENVRGQDVFVLQSTSYPANDHLMELLIMVDALRRSSARRITAVIPYFGYARQDRKPGPRTPISAKLVANLITEAGAHRVLTLDLHAGQIQGFFDIPTDNLYAVPVISRDVKVHYSLENVIVVSPDVGGVVRARSLAKRLNSLLAIVDKRRERPGESEVMNIIGDVSGKDCLLLDDIVDSGGTLCNAASALLKHDANSVTAYITHGVLSGNAIERITNSEMKELVITDSIMPTQVIEKAHNIRVLPIADLIGEAIARTAAEQSVSSLFG, encoded by the coding sequence ATGAAACTTTTCTGCGGAAATTCTAATCCACGCCTAGCTGAAGATGTTGCAAATTATTTGAACATCCCCTTAGGCAAGGCAACTGTAAAGCGCTTTGCTGATCAAGAAATTTTCGTAGAACTACATGAAAATGTACGTGGACAAGATGTTTTTGTTTTGCAATCTACATCCTATCCAGCCAATGATCATTTGATGGAATTGCTCATCATGGTTGATGCGCTTCGCCGTTCTTCAGCACGTCGCATCACAGCTGTTATCCCCTATTTTGGTTACGCCCGCCAAGACCGTAAACCTGGACCACGTACTCCCATTTCCGCAAAACTTGTTGCCAACCTGATTACTGAAGCAGGGGCTCATCGTGTTTTAACATTGGACCTTCATGCAGGACAAATTCAAGGTTTTTTTGATATCCCTACAGATAATCTCTATGCTGTTCCTGTCATTTCTCGCGATGTCAAAGTGCATTATTCTCTTGAAAATGTTATCGTTGTTTCACCTGATGTTGGTGGTGTTGTACGCGCACGCTCGCTCGCCAAACGTTTGAACAGTTTGCTTGCTATTGTTGATAAACGTCGTGAACGTCCTGGTGAATCAGAGGTTATGAATATCATTGGAGATGTATCGGGAAAAGATTGCCTTTTGCTTGATGATATTGTTGATTCAGGTGGAACTTTATGCAATGCAGCAAGTGCTCTGCTTAAACATGATGCCAATAGTGTCACGGCTTATATCACGCACGGTGTTCTTTCTGGTAATGCAATAGAACGAATTACCAATTCAGAGATGAAAGAATTGGTTATTACAGATTCAATTATGCCAACACAAGTTATTGAGAAAGCCCATAATATTCGTGTTTTGCCCATTGCCGACCTTATTGGAGAAGCAATAGCAAGGACAGCAGCAGAACAATCGGTTTCCAGCTTATTTGGTTAA
- the pgeF gene encoding peptidoglycan editing factor PgeF, with protein MNPVPVPILAKNLSALHHQGIKHGFFTRQGGVSKSLYQSLNVGQSSNDHPEHIAQNRTLVAHYFDVKAQNLVTVNQIHSCEVIVVDKAFIASPPKADALVTTTKDLIIGVLTADCGPILFADPQAGVIAATHAGWRGSLNRIIEKTIAVMEKQGAKRQSITAVLGPCIGPHNYEVTSEFYNQFIDCHSKYQKYFLKTEKINHFYFNLWAFIMHQLNESGVNASCVELCTYKDEQRFFSYRRAIHRNEPDYGRQISAIMLKNKK; from the coding sequence ATGAATCCTGTCCCTGTTCCTATCCTTGCAAAAAATCTTTCTGCTTTACACCACCAAGGGATAAAACATGGTTTTTTTACTCGTCAAGGTGGTGTTTCAAAAAGCCTTTACCAAAGCCTTAATGTTGGACAAAGCTCAAATGATCATCCTGAACATATTGCACAAAACCGCACTTTGGTCGCTCATTATTTTGATGTTAAGGCGCAAAATTTAGTCACTGTCAATCAAATACACTCTTGTGAAGTCATTGTCGTCGATAAAGCTTTTATCGCCTCCCCTCCTAAAGCCGATGCTCTCGTTACGACTACAAAGGATCTTATAATTGGGGTTCTTACAGCAGATTGCGGGCCCATTCTGTTTGCTGATCCTCAAGCTGGGGTCATCGCTGCAACTCATGCTGGCTGGCGCGGAAGCTTAAATAGAATTATCGAAAAAACAATTGCTGTTATGGAAAAACAAGGAGCCAAAAGACAATCAATAACGGCAGTCCTTGGACCTTGTATTGGCCCACATAACTACGAAGTAACAAGTGAATTTTACAACCAATTTATTGATTGCCACAGCAAGTACCAAAAATATTTTTTAAAAACAGAAAAAATAAATCATTTTTATTTTAATCTATGGGCGTTCATTATGCATCAACTCAACGAGTCAGGCGTTAATGCTTCTTGTGTAGAGCTTTGCACCTACAAAGATGAACAGCGTTTTTTCTCCTATCGTCGTGCAATACACCGCAACGAACCCGATTACGGACGGCAAATTTCTGCTATTATGCTGAAAAACAAAAAATGA
- a CDS encoding class I SAM-dependent methyltransferase, with translation MTNLKEKIKEIIALNGPISVSQYMALALTDPQFGYYQTQKPFGRSGDFITAPEISQLFGEMIGIWTLASWKAQGCPHPFILAEIGPGRGTLMDDILRTIQKLSTTAFESAEVYLLEISKKLAEEQKKCLSSYQKQIHSIESFDQIPSKPLFLIANEFLDTLPMNQYIKVNGEWKERCITVNQDGDFIFIATPHKFPSSCLQSYGSNVPDGTIFEHAPSRHQFMQQISHHLVHVTGSALLIDYGAADLAFGDTLQALSKHRFRDVFDAPGEHDLTSHVGFFFLKKIALEQGCFAEIVEQGEFLLKMGLLERAKQFGVGKSTTLQDKIRQDIERLVSSDQMGKLFKVLYVCDKNIPLPPRF, from the coding sequence ATGACCAATCTAAAAGAAAAAATTAAAGAAATTATTGCCCTTAATGGACCAATCTCTGTTAGCCAATATATGGCGTTAGCACTTACCGATCCTCAATTTGGTTATTATCAAACCCAAAAACCTTTTGGACGTTCTGGTGATTTTATTACAGCACCTGAAATAAGCCAACTATTTGGAGAGATGATTGGCATTTGGACTCTTGCGAGCTGGAAAGCTCAAGGTTGTCCTCATCCTTTTATCCTCGCTGAGATAGGCCCAGGACGTGGAACTTTGATGGATGATATTTTGCGTACCATTCAAAAATTATCCACGACAGCATTTGAATCTGCTGAAGTTTATCTCCTTGAAATAAGCAAAAAGCTCGCAGAGGAACAAAAAAAATGCCTTTCCTCCTATCAAAAACAAATCCATAGCATTGAAAGTTTTGATCAAATCCCCTCAAAACCACTCTTCTTAATAGCCAATGAATTTCTCGATACACTCCCTATGAACCAATACATTAAAGTCAATGGAGAATGGAAAGAGCGCTGCATTACAGTCAATCAAGATGGAGATTTCATCTTTATTGCTACCCCGCATAAATTTCCTTCTTCTTGCTTACAATCCTACGGTTCTAATGTCCCTGATGGAACAATTTTTGAACATGCGCCCTCACGGCATCAATTCATGCAACAAATCAGCCACCATTTAGTGCACGTGACAGGTTCTGCTTTACTTATCGACTATGGTGCTGCTGATCTTGCATTTGGTGATACACTGCAAGCGCTGTCAAAACATAGATTTCGTGATGTTTTCGATGCTCCTGGTGAACATGATTTAACATCACATGTTGGTTTTTTCTTTTTAAAAAAAATAGCCCTTGAACAAGGTTGTTTTGCTGAAATCGTCGAGCAAGGAGAATTTCTTTTAAAAATGGGGCTGCTGGAACGCGCAAAACAGTTTGGAGTGGGCAAAAGTACTACACTACAAGACAAAATCCGCCAAGATATCGAACGATTAGTCAGTTCAGATCAAATGGGAAAATTATTTAAAGTCTTGTATGTTTGTGATAAAAATATACCTCTACCTCCTAGGTTTTAA
- the lgt gene encoding prolipoprotein diacylglyceryl transferase — protein sequence MNNLSCPAIAFPSFLDPVIIQLGPIALHWYGLGYVVGILFSWWYAQKLLKKTPLWYRDHPPMDKEKIGDFVVWSAISVVVGGRLGQVLVWDPIYYFNHPNAIIAVWDGGMSFHGGLIGIIIAMIWFARKNHINVRAMFDIVAAGAPIGIGIVRICNFINQELWGNVTTRPWAVCFPLDPYYLPRHPSQLYEAFMEGFLLFIILCLLIFGFNALKRPGTVSGTFIIGYAIARSISEVYRAPQEDPEWFSTLFHSTGFTYGMALSLPMLLLGFYLLLHAFKYKSTENDQSKRKN from the coding sequence ATGAACAATCTGTCTTGTCCAGCCATTGCTTTTCCGTCTTTTCTTGATCCTGTCATTATCCAGCTAGGTCCCATAGCACTTCATTGGTATGGACTTGGTTACGTGGTGGGTATTCTTTTTTCTTGGTGGTATGCGCAAAAATTATTAAAAAAAACACCTCTATGGTATAGAGACCACCCTCCTATGGATAAAGAAAAGATCGGAGATTTTGTTGTCTGGTCTGCCATAAGTGTTGTTGTCGGAGGGCGTTTAGGACAAGTTCTTGTATGGGATCCCATTTACTATTTTAACCATCCAAATGCTATCATTGCCGTATGGGATGGGGGAATGTCCTTTCATGGCGGACTTATTGGTATTATCATTGCTATGATCTGGTTTGCCCGTAAAAATCATATTAACGTACGAGCCATGTTTGATATCGTCGCTGCAGGTGCTCCTATTGGTATCGGCATTGTACGAATCTGCAACTTCATCAACCAAGAGTTATGGGGCAATGTTACTACACGTCCTTGGGCTGTTTGTTTTCCTCTCGATCCTTACTATCTACCGCGCCATCCAAGCCAGCTTTACGAAGCATTCATGGAAGGATTTCTTCTCTTCATCATCCTGTGTCTTCTTATTTTTGGGTTCAACGCATTAAAACGTCCCGGTACTGTATCAGGAACATTTATTATAGGCTACGCAATAGCACGCAGCATTTCTGAAGTTTACCGTGCGCCTCAAGAAGATCCAGAATGGTTTTCGACTCTTTTCCATTCTACTGGTTTTACCTATGGCATGGCTTTATCTCTTCCCATGCTTCTTTTAGGGTTTTATCTTCTTCTCCACGCCTTTAAATATAAATCGACAGAAAATGACCAATCTAAAAGAAAAAATTAA
- a CDS encoding accessory factor UbiK family protein: MRNGSNRILDELAKLATDAADVAQGIRREAGTAFRVQAEKIANKLDLVSREEFETFKEMVLKIHDDNADLKRRLDDLKKDD, encoded by the coding sequence ATGCGTAACGGATCAAATCGTATTCTTGATGAACTAGCAAAATTAGCAACAGATGCTGCTGACGTCGCGCAAGGTATACGACGTGAAGCTGGAACAGCTTTTCGTGTGCAGGCTGAAAAGATAGCAAACAAACTTGATCTTGTTTCTCGCGAAGAGTTTGAGACTTTTAAGGAGATGGTGCTGAAAATCCATGATGATAATGCTGATTTGAAAAGGCGCCTTGATGATTTAAAAAAAGACGATTAA
- a CDS encoding YbjN domain-containing protein — protein sequence MRLAFCATERKEHPVDFIEQIACEYDWSFERDAQDEISVCVEGKRANYRLAFSWMEEHEALHLACSFDLFIKNARTAEIQRLLLAINEKLLLGHFDYWQRNNSVIYRQGLLLAGGIHPSHIQVETLLIHALKACESHYVAFQMVALSGESAYKALQYTLFETVGNA from the coding sequence ATGAGGCTTGCATTTTGCGCCACAGAAAGAAAAGAGCACCCGGTTGACTTTATTGAACAGATTGCCTGTGAATATGATTGGTCGTTTGAGCGGGATGCGCAAGATGAAATTAGCGTTTGTGTGGAAGGAAAACGCGCAAATTATCGTCTTGCTTTTTCATGGATGGAAGAGCATGAAGCACTTCATTTGGCTTGTTCGTTTGATCTCTTTATTAAAAACGCTCGAACAGCTGAAATACAGCGCTTATTGCTAGCAATTAATGAAAAGTTGTTGTTGGGACATTTTGATTATTGGCAAAGGAATAATTCGGTTATTTATCGGCAAGGTCTTCTTTTGGCTGGTGGGATACATCCATCTCATATACAGGTTGAAACATTATTGATACATGCACTTAAAGCCTGTGAAAGCCATTATGTTGCATTTCAGATGGTTGCTTTGTCGGGAGAAAGTGCTTATAAGGCACTGCAGTACACTTTGTTTGAAACTGTAGGGAATGCTTAA
- a CDS encoding ATP-binding protein: protein MIKPLRFFLRWLTKKMPKRLYARSLIIIIAPMVLLQTVIAYVFMERHWQMVTERLSTAVVHDIAAIIDILETYPQQDNYEDIKRIAQQRMGLNISILSPTSLPPPGPKPFFAILDYFLSEEITRQINRPFWIDTVGDSDLVEIRIHLGHNILRVFAPRSQAYASNTAIFLSWMVGTALVLLLIAIYFLRNQIKPIQQLAEAAESFGRGRPLPKGFQPQGADEVRRAGIAFLRMRERIERQIEQRTMMLSGVSHDLRTILTRFKLQLALANTDFDIKPLEQDVSDMQNILEDYLAFARGEGSESVKTFDLNALMQKFSADAHLHKRQFSYTIEGPTEIQVRPRAFTRLVSNLVSNAFCYGTTVKLTANSQQESFILLIDDNGPGIHENMRTEVFKPFFRLDKARNQDASGTGLGLSIAQDIARSHGGNIQLDESPLGGLRAILDIPL from the coding sequence ATGATCAAACCTTTAAGATTTTTTCTTCGATGGTTAACGAAAAAAATGCCTAAACGGCTTTATGCTCGCTCTTTGATCATTATTATCGCTCCTATGGTGCTTTTGCAAACGGTCATTGCTTATGTCTTTATGGAACGCCATTGGCAAATGGTAACCGAGCGTCTTTCAACGGCTGTCGTGCATGATATTGCAGCCATCATTGATATTCTTGAAACATATCCACAACAAGATAACTATGAAGATATCAAGCGTATTGCACAACAACGTATGGGATTAAACATTTCTATTTTATCTCCTACCTCTTTACCCCCTCCAGGACCTAAGCCATTTTTTGCAATTCTTGACTATTTTTTAAGTGAAGAAATCACCCGCCAAATTAACCGTCCCTTCTGGATCGATACCGTAGGAGATTCTGATCTTGTTGAAATCCGTATCCACCTTGGTCACAACATCTTACGCGTCTTTGCTCCACGCAGCCAAGCTTATGCTTCCAATACTGCTATTTTTTTAAGCTGGATGGTAGGAACAGCTCTTGTTTTATTGCTGATAGCAATTTACTTTTTGCGCAATCAAATCAAACCGATTCAACAATTAGCTGAAGCAGCAGAAAGCTTTGGACGTGGTCGTCCTTTACCAAAAGGATTTCAACCACAAGGAGCTGATGAAGTCCGTCGTGCAGGCATCGCTTTTTTGCGCATGCGTGAACGTATTGAACGCCAAATTGAACAACGCACCATGATGCTCTCAGGAGTAAGCCATGATTTAAGAACCATTCTTACACGCTTTAAACTTCAGCTAGCGTTAGCCAATACTGACTTTGATATTAAACCGCTTGAGCAAGATGTAAGTGACATGCAAAATATATTAGAAGACTACCTTGCTTTTGCCCGTGGTGAAGGAAGTGAAAGTGTCAAGACTTTTGATTTAAATGCTCTTATGCAAAAATTCTCTGCCGATGCTCATCTTCACAAACGTCAATTTTCTTACACCATTGAAGGTCCTACAGAAATACAAGTACGTCCCCGTGCTTTCACACGCTTAGTCAGCAATCTTGTATCAAATGCATTTTGTTATGGCACAACTGTTAAACTAACAGCTAACTCTCAACAAGAATCTTTTATATTGCTAATCGATGATAATGGACCTGGAATTCATGAAAATATGCGCACAGAAGTTTTTAAGCCATTCTTTCGACTTGATAAAGCGCGAAATCAAGATGCAAGTGGAACAGGACTTGGTCTTTCTATTGCTCAAGACATAGCACGCAGCCATGGTGGCAATATACAATTAGATGAGAGCCCACTCGGGGGATTACGCGCTATTCTTGATATCCCCCTATAA
- a CDS encoding response regulator, producing MTNHVQVLCDDAPHLLVIDDDTRIRNLLFQFLIKNGFRVSVSANANEARRLLASLDFDLLIVDVMMPGENGIDLTHSLRQTKDVPIFMLTALSEIDNRIRGLEAGADDYLAKPFDPRELLLRINAILRRGFPLSQPKIEQIVFGPYIFSISRRELKKGGEIIKLTDKEQEMMVMFAENAGDTIPRHKFATDDSNISERAIDVQINRLRRKIEKNPALPIWLQTVRGIGYKLSIE from the coding sequence ATGACCAATCACGTTCAAGTTTTGTGTGATGACGCACCTCACCTTCTTGTGATTGATGACGATACACGTATTCGCAATCTTTTATTTCAGTTTCTCATTAAAAATGGATTTCGTGTTTCAGTTTCAGCCAATGCTAATGAAGCAAGACGACTGTTGGCAAGTTTAGATTTTGATCTTCTTATTGTTGATGTCATGATGCCTGGTGAAAACGGTATTGATCTCACTCATTCACTCCGCCAAACAAAAGATGTTCCTATCTTCATGCTAACAGCTTTATCAGAAATAGATAATCGTATCCGTGGATTAGAAGCAGGGGCAGATGATTACCTGGCTAAACCGTTTGACCCTCGTGAACTTCTCCTTCGCATCAACGCCATTTTACGACGTGGTTTTCCCCTTAGCCAACCCAAAATTGAGCAAATCGTTTTTGGTCCTTATATATTTTCAATTTCACGACGCGAACTCAAAAAAGGAGGAGAAATTATTAAATTAACAGATAAAGAACAAGAAATGATGGTCATGTTTGCCGAAAATGCAGGCGATACAATTCCGCGCCATAAATTCGCGACCGATGACAGCAATATAAGTGAACGTGCCATTGATGTACAGATCAACCGCCTTCGTCGTAAAATCGAAAAAAACCCAGCACTGCCTATATGGCTCCAAACCGTGCGAGGAATAGGGTATAAACTCTCTATTGAATAG
- a CDS encoding MBL fold metallo-hydrolase, with translation MGSLNIHIIPVTTFQQNCTLLFDSECKTGVLVDPGGDWPRIQDVIEKNSVIVEAIWITHGHFDHVGAAMQAKEALNVKIIGSHRDDKPVMDAVSESAKSYGITDACICIPDQWLEDGECVHFAGHMFKVFHTPGHSPGHVIYFNEKERLALLGDVLFRGSIGRTDFPFCSHEKLMQSLREKVLPLGDSVHFICGHGPKSSIGYERQNNPFLQDFNI, from the coding sequence ATGGGTAGTCTTAATATACATATTATTCCAGTCACGACATTCCAACAAAATTGCACTTTGCTTTTTGATAGTGAATGTAAAACGGGGGTTCTCGTTGATCCTGGTGGTGATTGGCCGCGGATTCAAGACGTAATCGAAAAGAATAGTGTTATCGTTGAAGCTATTTGGATAACACATGGTCATTTTGATCATGTGGGAGCTGCAATGCAAGCGAAAGAAGCGCTTAATGTAAAAATTATCGGTTCCCATCGCGATGATAAGCCTGTGATGGATGCCGTGAGCGAAAGCGCAAAAAGTTACGGCATTACTGATGCTTGCATCTGTATTCCTGACCAATGGTTAGAAGATGGTGAGTGCGTTCATTTTGCTGGACATATGTTTAAGGTTTTTCACACCCCAGGACATTCCCCTGGTCATGTTATTTATTTCAATGAAAAAGAACGCTTAGCCCTCTTGGGTGATGTTCTCTTTCGGGGTTCTATTGGACGTACGGACTTCCCCTTCTGTTCCCATGAAAAATTGATGCAATCCCTTCGAGAAAAAGTTTTACCCTTAGGCGACAGCGTTCATTTTATTTGCGGGCATGGCCCCAAAAGTAGCATAGGCTATGAGCGCCAAAATAATCCTTTTCTTCAAGATTTTAATATATGA
- a CDS encoding BA14K family protein, with the protein MKKVIKFAVLSAMSTVTVLMPVDATLADMAWDHSNYVTRKIDNTMSDINKRIDDTMRNMNRRADFSSRNFSSYSSHSKHHPSFDKPHPHHHVNHRRTKYHHHHVEHNTYNYVERKTTKRSNIHINNSGDALAMGILGLATGTILGTILKKPEQPQVVYQVHQTVGYEPLQQSLESDWLNYCKKKYRSFNPKTGTFRDRNGLEHICYAPIN; encoded by the coding sequence ATGAAAAAAGTGATCAAGTTCGCGGTATTATCAGCAATGTCAACTGTAACCGTTTTGATGCCAGTAGATGCAACGCTTGCAGATATGGCATGGGATCATAGTAATTATGTTACGAGAAAAATAGATAATACGATGAGTGATATAAATAAACGAATAGATGATACAATGAGGAATATGAATAGGAGAGCAGATTTCTCATCTCGCAATTTTAGCTCCTATTCTTCTCATAGTAAACATCACCCTTCTTTTGATAAGCCCCATCCTCATCACCATGTCAACCATAGAAGGACGAAATACCACCATCATCATGTTGAACACAACACATATAACTATGTCGAGCGCAAAACAACAAAACGCAGTAATATTCATATAAACAACTCAGGAGATGCTTTAGCAATGGGTATTCTTGGTCTTGCAACAGGTACAATTCTTGGTACAATTTTAAAAAAACCAGAACAGCCACAAGTGGTTTATCAAGTGCATCAAACGGTGGGATATGAGCCACTCCAGCAATCATTAGAATCTGATTGGCTTAACTATTGCAAGAAAAAATACCGCTCCTTCAACCCTAAAACAGGGACTTTCCGAGATCGTAATGGTTTGGAACACATTTGTTATGCCCCAATAAATTAA